In one Brevibacterium sp. CBA3109 genomic region, the following are encoded:
- a CDS encoding TRAP transporter small permease, producing the protein MLKFTEVLGKCLTITTAAAIIVMMVHIVTHALMRSLFDAPIYGTNEIVEYWYLPIVALLGIPAAQLQKKHITVTLAIERARPATASVFRVFACILGALVSIAFAWFGLMKALENMAIGSTADVSDVITWPVYFLVPIVFVLLAALYVLDALVIARTGQTETDLATGEPPEHDIEYRADRSSANGHNL; encoded by the coding sequence ATGTTGAAATTCACTGAGGTCCTCGGCAAATGCCTGACGATCACGACTGCGGCCGCGATCATCGTCATGATGGTCCACATCGTCACTCACGCGCTCATGCGCTCACTCTTCGACGCCCCGATCTATGGCACCAATGAGATCGTTGAGTACTGGTACCTGCCGATCGTGGCACTCCTGGGCATCCCGGCCGCCCAACTCCAGAAGAAACACATCACCGTCACCCTGGCCATCGAACGGGCACGTCCGGCCACAGCCTCAGTGTTCAGAGTCTTTGCGTGCATCCTCGGCGCACTCGTCTCGATCGCCTTCGCCTGGTTCGGGCTGATGAAGGCACTGGAGAACATGGCCATCGGCTCGACCGCCGACGTCTCCGATGTCATCACCTGGCCGGTCTACTTCCTCGTCCCCATCGTCTTCGTCCTCCTGGCCGCGCTCTACGTGCTTGACGCCCTCGTCATCGCCCGCACCGGGCAGACCGAGACCGACCTGGCCACCGGTGAACCGCCCGAACACGACATCGAGTACAGAGCCGACAGAAGCTCGGCAAACGGACACAACCTGTGA